Proteins encoded by one window of Deinococcus radiodurans R1 = ATCC 13939 = DSM 20539:
- a CDS encoding ABC transporter ATP-binding protein yields the protein MQPKSEFFAALRHFAGYYRPYRLTLYADLLCALLVAGITLVYPLCAGYITRTVLTLTPQQAWPELLRVGGLMVGLLAVQVAANSFLDYQGHMMGTFIERDMRRDLFAHLQKLPFGFYDTHRTGQLMSRVTGDLYDIGELAHHGPEDLFIALVSFVGVFVILAGLNLPLTLILLAFLPFMAAYALYFNVQLNRALLQSRQRIGEVNAQVEDSLAGIRVVQSFTGEGTEARRFGAANDLFVEGRRGEYRAELYFYQGMTAFTGLMTIAVLMFGGWAILQGGLRIDGLVTYLMCVGILLEPIRRLVNLARVLQEGVTGFQRFREMMAVTPDIVDAPGAAELQNVRGEVEFQGVSFGYSPDAPPVLRDLNLKIRAGEFVALVGASGVGKSTLCALIPRFYDVSAGQVLVDGHDVCGVTLASLRRSVGVVQQDVYLFSGTVMENIRYGRPGATEAEAMDAARQAGAHDFITRLPQGYHTDIGQRGVKLSGGQKQRLSIARVFLKDPPILIFDEATSSLDNESERLVQESLERLARRRTTLVIAHRLSTVRNAHRIVVLTENGVAEEGSHAELLALGGEYARLQALGRL from the coding sequence TTGCAACCCAAATCCGAATTTTTTGCGGCGCTGCGCCACTTCGCGGGCTATTACCGGCCCTACCGCCTGACCCTGTACGCCGACCTGCTGTGCGCCCTGCTGGTGGCGGGCATCACGCTGGTCTATCCGCTGTGTGCCGGCTACATCACCCGCACGGTGCTGACCCTGACGCCGCAGCAGGCGTGGCCCGAATTGCTGCGTGTGGGCGGGCTGATGGTGGGCCTGCTGGCCGTGCAGGTCGCCGCCAACAGCTTTCTGGACTATCAGGGCCACATGATGGGCACGTTTATCGAGCGCGACATGCGCCGCGACCTGTTCGCGCACCTGCAAAAGCTGCCCTTCGGGTTCTACGACACTCACCGCACCGGGCAGCTGATGAGCCGCGTCACGGGTGACCTCTACGACATTGGCGAACTTGCGCACCACGGCCCCGAGGACCTGTTTATCGCGCTGGTGTCGTTCGTGGGCGTGTTCGTGATTCTGGCGGGCCTCAACCTGCCACTCACGCTGATCCTGCTGGCATTCCTGCCATTCATGGCGGCCTACGCGCTGTATTTCAACGTGCAGCTCAACCGCGCGCTCCTGCAAAGCCGCCAGCGCATCGGCGAGGTGAACGCGCAGGTGGAGGACTCGCTGGCAGGCATCCGGGTGGTGCAGTCGTTTACCGGTGAAGGGACCGAGGCGCGGCGTTTCGGCGCGGCCAACGACCTGTTTGTGGAAGGCCGCCGGGGCGAATACCGCGCCGAACTGTATTTCTACCAGGGCATGACAGCGTTTACGGGGCTGATGACCATCGCCGTACTGATGTTCGGCGGCTGGGCCATCCTGCAAGGCGGTCTGCGGATAGACGGGCTGGTGACGTATCTGATGTGCGTGGGCATCCTGCTGGAACCCATCCGCCGGCTCGTAAATCTAGCGCGGGTGTTGCAGGAGGGCGTGACCGGCTTCCAGCGTTTCCGCGAGATGATGGCGGTCACGCCGGACATCGTGGACGCGCCGGGTGCCGCCGAGCTACAGAACGTGCGCGGCGAGGTGGAGTTTCAGGGCGTGAGTTTCGGCTACTCACCTGACGCACCGCCCGTGCTGCGCGATCTCAACCTGAAGATCAGGGCCGGAGAATTCGTCGCGCTGGTCGGCGCTTCGGGCGTGGGCAAATCCACGTTGTGCGCCCTGATTCCGCGCTTTTACGACGTAAGCGCCGGGCAGGTGTTGGTGGACGGCCACGATGTGTGTGGCGTAACACTGGCAAGCCTGCGCCGCAGCGTGGGCGTAGTGCAGCAGGACGTGTACCTGTTTTCCGGCACGGTGATGGAGAACATCCGGTATGGGCGGCCCGGCGCGACGGAAGCCGAGGCCATGGACGCGGCGCGGCAGGCCGGAGCGCACGATTTCATCACGCGGCTGCCCCAGGGCTACCACACCGACATCGGGCAGCGCGGCGTGAAGCTTTCCGGGGGGCAGAAACAGCGCCTGAGCATTGCCCGCGTGTTCCTGAAAGACCCGCCTATCCTGATTTTCGACGAGGCCACCAGCAGTCTCGACAACGAATCCGAGCGGCTGGTGCAGGAGTCGCTGGAACGGCTGGCCCGCCGGCGCACCACGCTGGTCATTGCCCACCGCCTCAGCACAGTACGAAACGCCCACCGTATCGTCGTCCTGACGGAAAACGGCGTCGCGGAGGAAGGCTCTCACGCAGAGTTGCTGGCCCTCGGCGGCGAATACGCGCGGCTGCAAGCGTTGGGCCGGTTGTGA
- the paaA gene encoding 1,2-phenylacetyl-CoA epoxidase subunit PaaA, whose protein sequence is MTQEQTRPKHMAAGETPEQHAAFEARIARGEKIEPGDWMPAEYRRQLIRMISQHAHSEVVGMLPEGEWIARAPSLKRKTILMAKVQDEAGHGQYLYHAAETLGVTREEMLDALLTRKAKYSSIFNYPTLTWADVGMIGWLVDGAAIKNQTMLAGCSYGPYSRAMVRICSEETFHHKQGKEMMVLYAQGTPEQRQMAQDALNRWWWPAVQMLGPHDSDSPNTGALSKWGIKLKTNDEVRQEFINEHVPELLEAGLTIPDPDLHQDEAGNWVHGPIDWSEFWAVIKGEQGLGNERLATRQAAQDEGAWVREALEAYMARQAKGEAAD, encoded by the coding sequence ATGACCCAAGAGCAGACCCGACCCAAGCATATGGCCGCAGGCGAAACGCCCGAGCAGCACGCCGCTTTTGAAGCCCGCATCGCGCGCGGCGAGAAGATTGAACCCGGCGATTGGATGCCCGCCGAGTACCGCCGCCAGCTGATCCGCATGATTTCGCAGCACGCCCACAGCGAAGTGGTCGGGATGCTGCCCGAGGGCGAGTGGATTGCGAGGGCGCCCAGCCTCAAGCGCAAGACCATCCTGATGGCGAAGGTGCAGGACGAAGCCGGGCACGGCCAGTACCTCTACCACGCCGCCGAAACGCTGGGCGTGACCCGCGAGGAAATGCTCGACGCCCTGCTGACGCGCAAAGCGAAGTACTCCTCCATCTTCAACTACCCCACCCTGACCTGGGCCGACGTGGGCATGATCGGCTGGCTGGTGGACGGCGCCGCCATCAAGAACCAGACCATGCTGGCGGGCTGCTCCTACGGCCCCTACAGCCGGGCGATGGTGCGGATTTGCAGCGAGGAAACCTTCCACCACAAGCAGGGCAAGGAAATGATGGTGCTCTACGCCCAGGGCACGCCCGAGCAGCGGCAGATGGCGCAGGACGCTTTAAATCGCTGGTGGTGGCCCGCCGTGCAGATGCTCGGCCCGCACGACAGCGACAGCCCCAACACCGGGGCGCTGAGCAAGTGGGGCATCAAGCTCAAGACCAACGACGAGGTGCGCCAGGAGTTCATCAACGAGCATGTGCCTGAGCTGCTCGAAGCCGGCCTGACCATCCCCGACCCTGACCTGCACCAGGACGAGGCGGGCAACTGGGTGCACGGTCCGATCGACTGGAGCGAGTTCTGGGCCGTCATCAAGGGTGAGCAGGGGCTGGGCAACGAACGCCTCGCCACCCGCCAGGCCGCGCAGGACGAGGGCGCCTGGGTGCGTGAAGCGCTGGAAGCGTACATGGCGCGGCAGGCGAAGGGCGAGGCGGCGGATTGA
- the lspA gene encoding signal peptidase II, with product MWPFSRQQNVSRILPIVPTAPRRFPVWFPAVLVLVLIALDQWLKAWALAHLQLNAPAIPVIPGVLDWELTFNTGAAWSMFSGSAVPLALGRILVGLGILSYLLWKPQGRFLTVVLSMIAAGAIGNSIDGLQRGQVTDMIHSPLLSAVTEAINGTRFPIFNIADMCVVGGTILLLVASLLPERKREKAVPEA from the coding sequence TTGTGGCCGTTTTCCAGGCAGCAGAACGTGAGCCGTATACTGCCCATCGTGCCCACCGCCCCGCGCCGTTTTCCCGTCTGGTTTCCCGCCGTGCTGGTTCTGGTGCTGATCGCGCTCGACCAGTGGCTCAAGGCGTGGGCACTGGCCCACCTACAACTGAATGCCCCAGCCATCCCGGTCATTCCGGGGGTGCTCGACTGGGAACTGACTTTCAACACCGGAGCCGCGTGGAGCATGTTCAGCGGCAGCGCCGTGCCCCTCGCGCTGGGGCGGATTCTGGTCGGGCTGGGCATCCTGAGCTACCTGCTGTGGAAGCCGCAGGGCCGCTTTCTGACGGTCGTGCTGAGCATGATCGCCGCCGGGGCCATCGGCAACTCCATCGACGGCTTGCAGCGCGGGCAGGTGACCGACATGATTCACTCGCCGCTGCTGAGCGCCGTGACCGAGGCGATCAACGGCACCCGCTTTCCCATCTTCAACATCGCCGATATGTGCGTGGTCGGCGGCACCATTTTGCTGCTCGTCGCCAGTCTGCTGCCGGAGCGCAAACGCGAAAAGGCCGTGCCTGAAGCCTAA
- the paaZ gene encoding phenylacetic acid degradation bifunctional protein PaaZ: protein MTTPSTQILRPASYVYGQWHANKDGQTLLDAVYGRPVAVISSEGVDFAQALAYGREAGAGLRKLTFHTRARMLKALGNYLMERKEDYYALNLLTGATRRDGWVDIEGGIGTLFSYSSMARRELPDERFLPDGKVEVLGKGGTFMARHLLVPREGVAVQINAYNFPVWGMLEKLAPAFIAGMPSLVKPAPQTAYLTERVVRDIIASGILPEGSLQLVTGDPGDLLDHLLEQDMVAFTGSAATANKLKVHPNIVARSIPFNAEADSLNAAVLGVTVRPKDPEFALFVKEVAREMTGKAGQKCTAIRRPLVPCHLVDPVVEALRAELAKVTVGDPARDDVRMGALVSVEQRERVRETLEKLGQDAEVVIGGGAGELLGGDREKGAFLDPTVLLCRNPLEAKGPHELEAFGPVATLMPYDTLDDAITLAKMGRGSLAASVVTFNRHEATELVLGIASTHGRVLVLNRADAKESTGHGSPLPQLLHGGPGRAGGGAEMAGLAGVKHHMNKVAVQADPTTLAAITKEHIPGAEVREDVVHPFRKTFDQIQPGDSLLTHRRTVTEADIVNFAALTGDHFYAHVDDIGAKEGIFGKRVAHGYFLISAAAGQFVSAAPGPVLANYGLENLRFVEPVGIGDTIRTRLTCKRKIRKDLRPGEERPTGVVEWHAEITNQHEQLVATYDILTLVERARDEFDEPAEAVEGAQA, encoded by the coding sequence ATGACCACCCCTTCTACCCAAATCCTCCGCCCCGCTTCATACGTGTATGGCCAATGGCACGCCAACAAAGACGGCCAGACCCTCCTCGACGCCGTGTATGGCCGCCCCGTCGCCGTCATCTCCAGCGAGGGCGTGGACTTTGCCCAGGCGCTGGCTTACGGGCGTGAGGCCGGGGCAGGCTTACGCAAGCTGACCTTCCACACGCGGGCACGGATGCTGAAGGCGCTGGGCAATTACCTGATGGAGCGCAAGGAGGACTACTACGCCCTCAACCTGCTGACCGGCGCGACCCGGAGGGATGGCTGGGTGGACATTGAAGGCGGCATCGGCACGCTGTTCAGCTACAGCAGCATGGCCCGCCGCGAACTGCCCGATGAGCGCTTCCTGCCCGACGGCAAGGTGGAGGTGCTGGGCAAGGGCGGCACGTTCATGGCCCGTCACCTGCTGGTGCCGCGTGAGGGCGTGGCCGTGCAGATCAACGCCTACAACTTCCCGGTGTGGGGCATGCTGGAAAAACTCGCGCCCGCCTTTATCGCCGGGATGCCCTCGCTGGTCAAGCCCGCGCCGCAGACCGCCTACCTGACCGAGCGGGTGGTGCGCGACATCATCGCGTCGGGCATCCTGCCCGAAGGCTCGCTGCAACTCGTGACCGGCGACCCCGGCGACCTGCTCGACCACCTGCTCGAACAGGACATGGTGGCCTTTACCGGCTCGGCAGCGACGGCGAACAAGCTCAAGGTGCATCCCAACATCGTGGCGCGCTCGATTCCCTTCAACGCTGAGGCCGACAGCCTCAACGCGGCGGTGCTGGGAGTGACCGTGCGGCCCAAAGACCCCGAATTTGCCCTGTTTGTCAAGGAAGTCGCCCGCGAAATGACCGGCAAGGCGGGCCAGAAATGCACCGCCATTCGCCGCCCGCTGGTGCCGTGTCACCTGGTGGACCCGGTGGTAGAGGCGCTGCGGGCCGAACTCGCCAAGGTGACGGTGGGCGACCCCGCCCGCGACGACGTGCGAATGGGCGCTCTGGTGAGTGTGGAGCAGCGCGAGCGGGTGCGCGAAACGCTGGAAAAACTCGGCCAGGACGCCGAAGTGGTCATCGGCGGTGGGGCAGGCGAACTGCTCGGCGGCGACCGCGAGAAGGGCGCTTTCCTCGACCCCACCGTGCTGCTGTGCCGCAACCCGTTGGAGGCGAAGGGGCCGCACGAGCTCGAAGCCTTTGGGCCGGTCGCCACGCTGATGCCTTACGACACGCTGGACGACGCTATTACCCTGGCCAAGATGGGACGCGGCTCGCTGGCGGCGTCGGTGGTCACCTTCAACCGCCACGAAGCGACCGAACTGGTGCTGGGCATCGCAAGCACGCACGGGCGGGTGCTGGTGCTCAACCGCGCCGACGCGAAGGAAAGCACCGGACACGGTTCGCCGCTGCCCCAGCTGCTGCACGGCGGCCCCGGTCGGGCAGGCGGCGGCGCGGAAATGGCGGGGCTGGCGGGCGTCAAGCACCACATGAACAAGGTGGCGGTGCAGGCCGACCCGACCACGCTGGCCGCGATTACGAAGGAGCATATCCCCGGCGCCGAGGTGCGCGAGGACGTGGTTCACCCCTTCCGCAAGACCTTCGACCAGATTCAGCCGGGCGACAGCCTGCTCACCCACCGCCGCACCGTCACCGAGGCCGACATCGTGAACTTTGCCGCGCTCACGGGCGACCATTTTTACGCCCACGTGGACGACATCGGCGCGAAGGAAGGCATCTTCGGCAAGCGGGTGGCGCACGGTTACTTCCTGATTTCCGCCGCTGCCGGGCAGTTCGTCTCGGCGGCGCCGGGGCCGGTGCTGGCGAACTACGGCCTGGAAAACCTGCGCTTCGTAGAGCCCGTCGGCATTGGCGACACTATCCGCACCCGCCTGACCTGCAAGCGCAAAATTCGCAAAGACCTGCGCCCCGGCGAAGAAAGGCCGACCGGCGTGGTCGAATGGCACGCCGAAATCACCAACCAGCACGAACAACTGGTGGCGACCTACGACATCCTGACGCTGGTGGAGCGGGCGCGGGACGAGTTCGACGAGCCTGCCGAAGCTGTGGAAGGCGCGCAGGCCTGA
- a CDS encoding phenylacetic acid degradation protein: protein MTQTTSNHPDTQPHDTQPQDTQWPRWEVFKQDTDKRPYQAVGTVHAGDPEHALLTARNVFVRRPAAVSLWAVREADILTATPEEIASTPEVLQTPGAGGTYHVGVKKSHKRSMTFVDLVGTVEASGPGDALRQARKAHADALAWLVFPDAAKAATDADPGTVESWFAPAKDKTYKQQQFYGTIGTHVGELKRAGRMPGRTDVHPHVADQPAVQHHDEGPQ, encoded by the coding sequence ATGACCCAAACAACATCCAACCACCCTGACACCCAACCGCACGACACCCAGCCCCAGGACACCCAATGGCCGCGCTGGGAAGTCTTCAAGCAGGACACCGACAAGCGGCCCTACCAGGCGGTGGGCACGGTCCACGCGGGCGACCCCGAGCACGCGCTGCTGACCGCCCGTAATGTCTTCGTGCGCCGGCCCGCTGCCGTGAGCCTGTGGGCGGTGCGCGAAGCCGACATCCTGACCGCCACGCCCGAGGAAATCGCGTCTACGCCGGAGGTGTTGCAGACGCCGGGCGCGGGGGGCACCTACCACGTCGGCGTGAAGAAGTCGCACAAGCGCTCCATGACCTTCGTAGACCTCGTGGGCACGGTGGAAGCCAGCGGCCCCGGCGACGCGCTGCGGCAGGCCCGCAAAGCCCACGCCGACGCGCTGGCGTGGCTGGTGTTTCCCGACGCGGCCAAAGCGGCCACCGACGCCGACCCCGGCACGGTGGAAAGCTGGTTTGCGCCCGCCAAGGACAAAACCTACAAGCAGCAGCAGTTTTACGGCACCATCGGCACGCACGTGGGCGAACTCAAGCGCGCGGGGCGGATGCCGGGGCGCACCGACGTTCACCCGCACGTGGCCGACCAGCCCGCCGTGCAGCACCACGACGAGGGACCGCAATGA
- a CDS encoding GlsB/YeaQ/YmgE family stress response membrane protein encodes MGWLITILVGALCGWLASMIMKTDAQQGAVANILIGIVGALLAQFIFGDLLHIGGSYNAGNGFNFLSIVWGVIGSAILIAILKALKILR; translated from the coding sequence ATGGGTTGGCTCATTACGATTTTGGTTGGTGCACTTTGCGGCTGGCTCGCCAGCATGATCATGAAGACCGATGCTCAGCAGGGCGCGGTGGCGAACATTCTCATCGGTATCGTTGGCGCGCTGCTCGCCCAGTTCATCTTCGGTGACCTGCTGCATATCGGCGGCTCGTACAACGCCGGCAACGGCTTCAACTTCCTGAGCATCGTCTGGGGCGTCATCGGCAGCGCGATCCTGATCGCCATCCTCAAGGCCCTCAAGATTCTTCGCTGA
- the thrB gene encoding homoserine kinase, whose product MSSPARPFTVRAPASSANLGPGFDSLGLSVPLYTTLRVTPQDKAEVVPLGTELADTPADESNYVYRAMTLAAKRAGRTLPPARVEIETEVPLARGLGSSAAALVAGVVAGNELLGRPLDDETVLDVTAREEGHPDNVAPALFGGIVVATLDKLGTHYVRLDPPAHLGVTVLVPDFELSTSKARAVLPREYSRADTVHALSHAALLAAALAQGRLDLLRHAMQDYVHQVWRAPLVPGLSDILEHAHEYGALGAALSGAGPTVLCFHDQRGSTATLHHYLHDVMTKNGLSGRVMDFPIDAAGTVVEHAK is encoded by the coding sequence GTGAGCAGCCCCGCGCGGCCTTTCACCGTCCGTGCCCCGGCGTCGAGCGCCAACCTCGGGCCCGGCTTCGACAGCCTCGGCCTGAGCGTGCCGCTCTACACCACCCTGCGCGTGACACCGCAGGACAAGGCGGAGGTGGTGCCGCTGGGCACGGAGCTGGCGGACACCCCCGCCGACGAGAGCAACTACGTGTACCGGGCGATGACCCTGGCGGCGAAACGGGCCGGGCGCACTCTCCCCCCCGCCCGCGTCGAAATCGAAACCGAGGTGCCGCTCGCGCGTGGCCTGGGCAGCTCGGCGGCGGCGCTGGTCGCGGGCGTGGTGGCGGGCAACGAACTGCTGGGCCGGCCCCTCGACGACGAAACGGTGCTCGACGTGACGGCGCGCGAAGAAGGCCACCCGGACAACGTGGCCCCGGCGCTGTTCGGCGGGATCGTGGTCGCCACCCTCGACAAGCTCGGCACCCACTATGTGCGGCTCGACCCGCCCGCGCACCTCGGCGTGACGGTGCTCGTTCCCGACTTCGAGCTGTCCACCTCCAAGGCCCGCGCCGTGCTGCCGCGCGAGTACAGCCGCGCCGACACGGTACACGCGCTCTCGCACGCCGCGCTGCTCGCCGCCGCCCTCGCGCAGGGGCGCCTCGACCTGCTGCGGCACGCCATGCAGGATTACGTGCATCAGGTCTGGCGGGCGCCGCTGGTGCCGGGGCTGAGCGACATCCTCGAACACGCCCACGAATACGGGGCTCTGGGTGCGGCTCTCTCCGGCGCGGGGCCGACCGTGCTGTGCTTCCACGACCAGCGCGGCAGCACGGCGACGCTGCACCACTACCTGCATGACGTGATGACGAAAAACGGCCTGAGTGGGCGGGTGATGGACTTTCCGATTGACGCGGCGGGCACGGTCGTTGAGCACGCGAAATAA
- the paaC gene encoding 1,2-phenylacetyl-CoA epoxidase subunit PaaC codes for MTATTPTLTLTDAQIQALIRKLTALADDEIVLAHRGGEWTGHAPILEEDIALANIAQDELGHAALYLGLRTDLDGSQPDRLAMFRSASEYTNTRLTELPKGDWAVTMVRQFLYDAYEALWLEEAGSSRYAPLAEVAHKALREEKFHLQHTALWVERLALGTEESERRTQTALNELWSHAAQLFQPVAGEEELIAAGIVPDPAALKARWEKLVTAHLQGKCGLTLPRGTFTSDDRGRDHHTEYLAPLLAEMQEVARQHPDAEVW; via the coding sequence ATGACCGCCACGACGCCGACTTTGACCCTGACCGACGCCCAGATCCAGGCCCTGATTCGCAAGCTGACCGCGCTGGCCGACGACGAAATCGTACTGGCGCACAGAGGCGGCGAGTGGACCGGGCACGCACCCATCCTGGAAGAGGACATCGCGCTGGCGAACATCGCGCAGGACGAACTGGGCCACGCCGCGCTGTACCTGGGCCTGCGCACCGACCTCGACGGCAGCCAGCCCGACCGCCTCGCCATGTTCCGGAGCGCGAGCGAGTACACCAACACCCGCTTGACCGAGTTGCCGAAGGGTGACTGGGCGGTGACGATGGTGCGGCAGTTCCTTTACGACGCTTACGAGGCGCTGTGGCTTGAAGAAGCGGGAAGCAGCCGGTACGCGCCGCTCGCCGAGGTCGCCCACAAGGCGCTGCGCGAGGAGAAATTCCACCTGCAACACACTGCGCTGTGGGTCGAGCGCCTCGCCCTGGGCACCGAGGAAAGCGAGCGCCGCACCCAGACGGCCCTGAACGAACTGTGGTCCCACGCCGCGCAACTGTTTCAGCCGGTGGCAGGCGAGGAAGAACTGATTGCGGCGGGCATCGTGCCGGACCCGGCGGCGCTCAAGGCCCGCTGGGAAAAACTGGTCACGGCGCACCTGCAAGGCAAATGCGGCCTGACCTTGCCGCGTGGAACTTTCACCAGCGACGACAGGGGCCGCGACCACCACACCGAGTACCTCGCGCCACTGCTGGCCGAGATGCAGGAGGTGGCCCGCCAGCACCCCGACGCGGAGGTGTGGTGA
- the paaD gene encoding 1,2-phenylacetyl-CoA epoxidase subunit PaaD: MGQAEPAAAYPDPAAVWAALSQVPDPEIPVVSIVDMGMVREVKVDGEGVSVTFTPTFSGCPALHVIRQSIEDAVRGLGVNDVEVKSTLTPPWTTDSILPDARERLREYGIAPPAPAEGSLISLEPEPTSCPRCGSFNVRMTASFGPTLCKRLYVCDACKEPFEGFKSV, translated from the coding sequence ATGGGTCAGGCGGAACCTGCCGCCGCCTACCCGGACCCGGCAGCCGTCTGGGCCGCGCTCTCGCAGGTGCCCGACCCCGAAATCCCGGTCGTGTCCATCGTGGACATGGGCATGGTGCGCGAGGTGAAGGTGGACGGTGAAGGGGTGTCGGTCACCTTTACGCCCACCTTCAGCGGCTGCCCGGCACTGCACGTCATCCGGCAGAGCATCGAGGACGCCGTGCGTGGGCTGGGCGTGAATGACGTGGAGGTCAAAAGCACGCTGACGCCGCCCTGGACCACCGATTCGATTTTGCCGGATGCCCGCGAACGCCTGCGCGAGTACGGCATCGCGCCGCCCGCGCCCGCCGAGGGCAGCCTGATTTCGCTGGAGCCGGAGCCCACATCCTGCCCTCGCTGCGGCTCGTTCAACGTGCGGATGACCGCCAGCTTCGGCCCGACGCTGTGCAAGCGGCTGTACGTGTGCGATGCCTGTAAAGAGCCGTTCGAGGGGTTTAAGAGCGTTTGA
- a CDS encoding S-ribosylhomocysteine lyase, which produces MANVESFDLDHTKVKAPYVRLAGVKTTPKGDQISKYDLRFLQPNQGAIDPAAIHTLEHLLAGYMRDHLEGVVDVSPMGCRTGMYMAVIGEPDEQGVMKAFEAALKDTAGHDQPIPGVSELECGNYRDHDLAAARQHARDVLDQGLKVQETILLER; this is translated from the coding sequence ATGGCAAACGTCGAATCGTTCGATCTGGACCACACCAAGGTCAAGGCTCCCTATGTCCGCCTCGCCGGGGTCAAGACCACCCCGAAGGGTGACCAGATCTCCAAGTACGACCTGCGCTTCTTGCAGCCCAACCAGGGCGCCATCGACCCCGCCGCCATTCACACGCTCGAGCACCTGCTGGCGGGCTACATGCGCGACCACCTCGAGGGCGTGGTGGACGTGTCCCCGATGGGCTGCCGCACCGGCATGTACATGGCCGTCATCGGTGAACCCGACGAGCAGGGCGTGATGAAAGCCTTCGAGGCGGCCCTCAAGGACACCGCCGGGCACGACCAACCCATTCCCGGCGTGAGCGAACTCGAATGCGGCAACTACCGCGACCACGACCTCGCCGCCGCCCGCCAGCACGCCCGCGACGTGCTCGACCAGGGGCTGAAAGTTCAGGAAACCATTCTGCTCGAACGCTGA